The following proteins are encoded in a genomic region of Streptococcus constellatus subsp. constellatus:
- the rpsB gene encoding 30S ribosomal protein S2 encodes MAVISMKQLLEAGVHFGHQTRRWNPKMAKYIFTERNGIHVIDLQQTVKFADQAYDFMRDAAANDAVILFVGTKKQAADAVKDEAERAGQYYINHRWLGGTLTNWETIQKRVARLKEIKRMEEDGIFDVLPKKEVALLNKQRARLEKFLGGIEEMPRIPDVMYVVDPHKEQIAVKEAKKLGIPVVAMVDTNTDPDDIDVIIPANDDAIRAVKLITAKMADAIIEGRQGEDNVESVEVELAATDTQADSIEEIVEVVEGSNE; translated from the coding sequence ATGGCAGTAATTTCAATGAAACAACTTCTTGAGGCTGGTGTGCACTTTGGTCACCAAACTCGTCGCTGGAACCCTAAGATGGCGAAATACATCTTTACAGAACGTAACGGTATCCACGTAATTGACCTTCAGCAAACTGTAAAATTTGCAGATCAAGCATACGACTTTATGCGCGATGCTGCTGCTAACGATGCGGTTATCTTGTTTGTTGGTACGAAAAAGCAAGCTGCTGATGCTGTAAAAGATGAAGCAGAACGTGCAGGTCAATACTACATCAACCACCGTTGGTTGGGTGGAACTCTCACTAACTGGGAAACGATCCAAAAACGTGTTGCTCGTTTGAAAGAAATCAAACGCATGGAAGAAGACGGAATTTTTGACGTGCTTCCTAAGAAAGAAGTCGCTCTTCTTAATAAACAACGCGCTCGTCTTGAAAAATTCTTGGGTGGTATCGAAGAAATGCCTCGCATCCCAGACGTAATGTACGTTGTTGATCCACATAAAGAACAAATCGCTGTAAAAGAAGCTAAGAAGCTTGGTATTCCAGTGGTTGCGATGGTCGACACGAATACAGATCCAGATGACATTGATGTGATTATTCCAGCAAATGATGATGCTATCCGCGCTGTTAAATTAATCACTGCGAAAATGGCTGATGCGATTATCGAAGGGCGTCAAGGTGAAGATAACGTTGAATCAGTAGAAGTAGAATTAGCTGCAACTGATACACAAGCAGATTCTATTGAAGAAATCGTTGAAGTTGTTGAAGGCTCAAACGAATAA
- the tsf gene encoding translation elongation factor Ts: protein MAEITAKLVKELREKSGAGVMDAKKALVEVDGDIEKAIELLREKGMAKAAKKADRVAAEGLTGVYVSGNIAAIVEVNSETDFVAKNAQFVELVNETAQVIAEGKPANNEEALALIMPSGETLEAAYVSATATIGEKISFRRFAVVEKADDQVFGAYQHNGGRIGVITVLSGSDEDLAKHVAMHVAAMKPSVLSYKELSEEFIHDELAQMNHKIDQDNESRAMVGKPALPHYKFGSKLQLTDEVIAQAEEDIKAGLAAEGKPEKIWDKIIPGKMDRFMLDNTKVDQQYTLLAQVYIMDDSKTVEAFLESQGATIASFTRFEVGDGIEKAANDFESEVAATMAAALGQN from the coding sequence ATGGCAGAAATTACAGCTAAGCTTGTAAAAGAATTGCGTGAAAAATCTGGTGCTGGTGTCATGGATGCTAAAAAAGCACTTGTAGAAGTAGATGGCGATATCGAAAAAGCAATCGAATTGCTTCGTGAAAAAGGTATGGCAAAAGCTGCTAAAAAAGCAGATCGTGTTGCTGCTGAAGGATTGACTGGTGTCTATGTGAGTGGCAATATCGCTGCTATCGTTGAAGTGAATTCAGAAACAGATTTTGTAGCAAAAAATGCTCAATTTGTTGAATTAGTAAACGAAACGGCTCAAGTGATTGCAGAAGGCAAACCAGCGAACAATGAAGAAGCACTTGCTTTGATAATGCCTTCAGGAGAAACACTTGAAGCTGCTTATGTTAGTGCAACTGCTACAATTGGAGAAAAAATTTCATTCCGTCGTTTTGCAGTTGTTGAAAAAGCAGATGATCAAGTATTTGGTGCATACCAACACAATGGTGGACGTATCGGAGTTATTACTGTTCTTTCAGGTAGTGACGAAGATCTTGCAAAACATGTAGCAATGCACGTTGCTGCTATGAAACCGTCTGTTCTTTCATACAAAGAATTGAGCGAAGAATTTATCCATGATGAATTGGCTCAAATGAACCATAAAATTGACCAAGACAATGAAAGCCGTGCAATGGTTGGTAAACCAGCACTTCCACACTACAAATTTGGTTCTAAACTTCAATTGACAGATGAAGTAATTGCACAAGCTGAAGAAGATATTAAAGCAGGTCTTGCGGCTGAAGGTAAGCCAGAAAAAATCTGGGACAAAATCATCCCTGGTAAGATGGATCGCTTTATGTTAGATAACACAAAAGTCGACCAACAATATACACTCTTAGCCCAAGTTTATATTATGGATGACAGCAAAACTGTTGAAGCATTCCTTGAAAGTCAAGGGGCTACAATCGCTAGCTTCACACGTTTTGAAGTAGGTGATGGTATTGAAAAAGCTGCCAATGATTTTGAATCAGAAGTAGCTGCTACAATGGCTGCTGCACTTGGACAAAACTAA
- a CDS encoding CtsR family transcriptional regulator: protein MSNKNTSDNIEEYIKALLAQAGIAELKRSEIADVFQVVPSQINYVIKTRFTESRGYVVESKRGGGGYIRIGRIEFSNHHELLCDLLHSVGEQISHQVFTDIIQLLFDEQIMTEREGNLLLATTTDRVLGTNAAQIRARMLKKILQQVDRKGKN, encoded by the coding sequence ATGAGTAATAAAAATACATCAGATAATATTGAAGAATATATTAAAGCTCTTTTGGCACAGGCAGGGATTGCGGAGCTGAAGCGAAGTGAGATTGCAGATGTTTTTCAGGTTGTTCCTAGCCAGATAAATTATGTAATAAAGACGCGCTTTACGGAGAGTCGTGGCTATGTTGTTGAAAGTAAGCGTGGTGGAGGAGGCTATATTCGGATTGGTCGAATTGAATTTTCCAATCACCATGAGTTGCTTTGTGATTTGTTGCATAGCGTTGGTGAGCAGATTAGCCATCAGGTCTTTACAGATATTATTCAGCTGTTATTTGATGAACAGATCATGACAGAACGAGAAGGGAATCTTCTTTTAGCAACGACAACAGACAGGGTGTTGGGGACAAATGCTGCACAGATTCGTGCGCGGATGTTAAAGAAAATTTTACAGCAAGTTGATAGAAAAGGGAAAAACTAA
- a CDS encoding ATP-dependent Clp protease ATP-binding subunit, which yields MKHSKALTESIESAQLLASHFETDYLESWQLLIAMANNPYSVAGSVLNDYPLEIDDFEKAAFHITGKVYQQEGAFTIWPFSYRMKVLFLTAEQIAEAVHAKNLGTEHVLLAMLFDRGSLAARILEFIGFSYEDKEGALRMTDLRKNLEHKASWNKEDLKAIRHLNKNAAATRQTMANMMGMPPATSGGLEDYTRDLTEMAHMGLLEPVIGRDKEISRMLQILSCKTKNNPVLVGDAGVGKTALALGLAQRVAAGQVPNELAKMRVLELDLMNVVAGTRFRGDFEERMKNIINDIEADGHVILFIDELHTIMGSGSGIDSTLDAANILKPALARGTLRTVGATTQEEYQKYIEKDAALSRRFAKVAIEEPTVADSIAILQGLKKTYEDHHKVVITDSAIETAVKYAYRYLTSKHLPDSAIDLLDEAAATVQNKGPQNHVKAELSAADEALMAGNWNKVSTLLEKESQPIVYKLRVKDEDVLATLSSLSGIPVQKLTQTDAKKYLNLEKELHKRVIGQNEAISAISRAIRRNQSGIRTSKRPIGSFMFLGPTGVGKTELAKALAEVLFDDETALIRFDMSEYMEKFAASRLNGAPPGYVGYEEGGELTEKVRNRPYSVLLFDEVEKAHPDIFNVLLQVLDDGVLTDSKGRKVDFSNTIIIMTSNLGATSLRDDKTVGFGARDVHFDHESMEKRMMEELKKSYRPEFINRIDEKVVFHSLTSEDMQEVVKIMVQPLISSLAEKGIKLKFQPSALKLLAQEGYDPEMGARPLRRILQTRVEDHLSELLLAGELKTGQSLKVGVKAGKLKFEVL from the coding sequence ATGAAACATTCAAAAGCTTTGACAGAAAGTATTGAATCAGCACAGCTATTAGCAAGTCATTTTGAAACGGATTATTTAGAGTCTTGGCAGCTGTTGATTGCTATGGCAAATAATCCTTATAGTGTTGCTGGTTCAGTTTTAAATGATTATCCACTTGAAATTGATGATTTTGAAAAGGCGGCTTTTCATATCACGGGGAAAGTCTATCAACAAGAGGGAGCTTTTACTATTTGGCCGTTTTCTTATCGCATGAAAGTGTTATTTTTGACTGCTGAACAAATTGCAGAGGCGGTTCATGCCAAGAACCTTGGGACAGAGCATGTGTTGCTAGCTATGTTATTTGACCGAGGAAGTTTGGCAGCGCGTATTCTTGAATTTATTGGTTTTAGTTACGAAGATAAAGAAGGTGCTCTACGCATGACAGATCTTCGGAAAAATTTAGAGCATAAGGCAAGCTGGAATAAAGAGGATTTAAAGGCGATTCGTCACCTAAATAAAAATGCTGCAGCAACAAGACAAACGATGGCTAATATGATGGGAATGCCTCCTGCAACCAGTGGCGGACTAGAAGATTATACTCGTGATCTAACTGAAATGGCTCATATGGGCCTTTTAGAACCGGTCATTGGGCGGGATAAAGAGATTTCTCGCATGCTTCAGATTTTAAGTTGCAAGACGAAAAATAATCCAGTTTTGGTAGGAGATGCAGGAGTTGGGAAGACAGCATTAGCCCTTGGTTTGGCGCAACGTGTGGCAGCTGGTCAAGTTCCAAATGAGCTTGCAAAGATGAGAGTTTTAGAGCTAGATTTAATGAATGTGGTGGCTGGAACTCGTTTTCGTGGTGATTTTGAGGAACGGATGAAGAATATTATCAATGATATTGAAGCAGATGGACATGTCATTCTTTTCATTGATGAGCTTCATACTATTATGGGGTCGGGTAGCGGGATTGACTCGACATTAGATGCAGCGAACATTCTCAAGCCAGCTTTGGCCAGAGGGACACTCAGAACGGTCGGCGCAACGACACAAGAAGAGTACCAGAAATATATTGAAAAGGACGCAGCTCTTTCACGGCGCTTTGCTAAGGTTGCTATTGAAGAGCCAACAGTAGCTGATAGTATTGCGATTTTACAAGGGCTAAAGAAAACTTATGAAGATCACCACAAGGTCGTGATTACGGATTCGGCCATTGAGACGGCTGTTAAGTATGCTTATCGTTATCTAACAAGCAAACATCTACCGGATTCGGCCATTGATTTGCTAGATGAAGCCGCTGCAACAGTACAAAATAAAGGTCCGCAAAATCACGTAAAAGCAGAATTAAGTGCAGCAGACGAGGCTTTAATGGCAGGCAATTGGAACAAAGTTAGTACGTTGTTGGAGAAAGAGAGTCAGCCGATTGTCTATAAATTAAGGGTGAAAGACGAGGATGTTTTGGCAACGCTCAGCAGTTTATCAGGTATTCCCGTGCAAAAGTTGACGCAAACAGATGCGAAGAAATACCTCAATTTAGAAAAGGAACTGCACAAGCGGGTCATTGGGCAAAATGAAGCAATTTCTGCTATTAGTCGAGCGATTCGGCGCAATCAATCCGGTATCCGCACTAGCAAGCGTCCAATTGGCTCCTTTATGTTCTTAGGGCCAACCGGAGTCGGAAAAACTGAGCTAGCTAAGGCTTTGGCAGAAGTTCTCTTTGATGACGAAACAGCACTGATTCGTTTTGATATGAGTGAATACATGGAAAAATTTGCTGCCAGTCGCCTCAATGGAGCGCCTCCAGGTTATGTTGGTTATGAAGAAGGGGGCGAATTAACTGAAAAAGTTCGCAATCGTCCGTACTCTGTACTCCTCTTTGATGAGGTAGAAAAAGCACATCCTGATATTTTCAATGTGCTTCTCCAAGTCTTAGATGACGGGGTGCTGACAGACAGCAAGGGGCGTAAGGTGGATTTTTCCAATACCATTATCATTATGACCAGCAATCTTGGTGCGACAAGTTTGCGGGACGACAAGACGGTTGGTTTTGGAGCACGTGATGTTCACTTTGATCATGAAAGCATGGAAAAACGGATGATGGAAGAGCTCAAGAAAAGTTATCGTCCAGAATTTATTAACCGAATTGATGAAAAGGTTGTTTTTCACAGTTTGACTAGCGAAGACATGCAGGAAGTGGTGAAAATTATGGTGCAACCGCTCATTTCTAGTCTTGCAGAAAAAGGAATTAAACTCAAATTCCAGCCGAGTGCTTTGAAGCTTCTAGCTCAAGAGGGCTATGATCCTGAAATGGGAGCTCGTCCATTGCGTCGAATTCTACAAACTCGGGTGGAAGACCATTTATCAGAATTACTTTTAGCAGGTGAGCTAAAAACGGGACAAAGCTTGAAAGTCGGTGTCAAGGCTGGAAAATTGAAGTTTGAAGTGCTCTGA
- a CDS encoding GNAT family N-acetyltransferase, with the protein MNIREMVEADYDQVYQLWLSCAGMGLNHLDDFKEGIAQFLKRNPQTCLVAVENQLILGAILVGFDGRRAYIYHTAVHPHYRRRGIARQLVETVLTVLDELKIHKVALVVFKRNVEGNKFWEKLGFSVREDLIYRNQPRTEMVRLDT; encoded by the coding sequence ATGAACATTCGTGAAATGGTAGAAGCAGATTACGACCAAGTTTACCAATTATGGCTGTCATGTGCAGGTATGGGCTTAAATCATTTGGATGATTTTAAGGAGGGAATTGCACAGTTTCTAAAAAGAAACCCTCAAACTTGTCTGGTAGCAGTAGAAAATCAACTAATTCTTGGAGCGATTTTAGTTGGCTTTGATGGTCGAAGGGCGTATATCTATCATACAGCTGTTCATCCGCATTACCGTAGGAGAGGGATTGCTCGACAGTTGGTTGAAACAGTTTTAACTGTCTTAGATGAGTTGAAAATTCATAAGGTTGCCTTGGTTGTCTTTAAAAGGAATGTAGAAGGAAACAAGTTTTGGGAGAAATTAGGATTCTCTGTTCGAGAAGATCTCATTTACCGCAATCAACCAAGGACTGAAATGGTTCGGCTGGATACCTAG
- the dusB gene encoding tRNA dihydrouridine synthase DusB, producing the protein MTNLNTAFLIGDVKIPNRTVLAPMAGVTNSAFRTIAKELGAGLVVMEMVSDKGIQYNNKKTLHMLHIDEEEHPVSIQLFGSDEDSLARAAEFIQENTQTDIVDINMGCPVNKIVKNEAGAKWLKDPEKIYSIINKVRSVLDIPLTVKMRTGWADASLAVENALAAEAAGVAALAMHGRTREQMYTGHADLETLHNVAQALTKIPFIANGDIRTVQDAQQRIEEVGADAVMIGRAAMGNPYLFHQINHYFETGEILPDLSFEDKMQVAYDHLKRLINLKGEHIAIREFRGLAPHYLRGTAGAAKLRSAISQANSLAEIEELLQV; encoded by the coding sequence GTGACAAATCTTAATACCGCTTTTTTGATTGGTGATGTAAAAATTCCCAACCGGACTGTTCTTGCTCCCATGGCAGGCGTCACCAATTCAGCTTTTCGGACGATTGCAAAAGAGCTTGGCGCAGGACTTGTCGTCATGGAAATGGTCTCAGACAAGGGCATTCAATACAATAACAAAAAGACACTCCATATGTTGCATATTGACGAAGAAGAACATCCCGTTTCCATTCAGTTGTTTGGGAGTGACGAAGATAGTTTGGCGCGCGCTGCCGAATTTATCCAAGAAAATACCCAAACAGATATTGTGGATATCAATATGGGCTGTCCTGTCAATAAAATTGTCAAAAACGAAGCTGGAGCAAAATGGCTCAAAGATCCAGAAAAAATCTATTCTATTATCAATAAAGTTCGTTCTGTTCTAGATATTCCGTTGACCGTGAAAATGCGTACTGGTTGGGCAGATGCCTCACTAGCTGTGGAAAATGCCCTTGCAGCTGAAGCTGCTGGTGTGGCGGCTCTTGCTATGCACGGTCGTACACGCGAGCAGATGTACACTGGGCACGCTGATCTTGAAACCCTCCACAATGTTGCGCAAGCCTTAACCAAGATTCCTTTTATTGCCAATGGCGATATTCGTACTGTTCAAGATGCTCAACAGCGTATAGAAGAAGTCGGTGCTGACGCTGTCATGATTGGGCGCGCTGCTATGGGCAATCCGTATCTCTTTCATCAGATTAACCACTATTTTGAAACAGGAGAAATCCTGCCTGATCTCAGCTTTGAGGATAAAATGCAAGTCGCTTACGATCATTTGAAACGTCTAATTAACCTCAAGGGCGAGCATATCGCCATTAGAGAATTTCGTGGCTTAGCACCTCATTACCTCCGCGGAACGGCAGGAGCTGCCAAACTCCGCAGCGCTATTTCCCAAGCCAACAGCCTTGCAGAAATTGAAGAATTGCTACAAGTTTAA
- the hslO gene encoding Hsp33 family molecular chaperone HslO: MDKIIKTISENGAFRAYVLDSTETVRTAQEKHQTLASSTVALGRTLIASQILAANEKGDTKITVKVLGTSSLGAIITVADTKGTVKGYVQNSGVDIKKTATGEVLVGPFVGNGEFLVITDYGTGNPYHSMTPLVSGEIGEDLAFYLTESQQTPSAIGLNVLLDTNDKVKVAGGFLLQVLPGAKEEEITRFEKRIQEMPAISTLLESENHIEALLSAIYGNEPYKRLSEEELRFQCDCSKERFLNALSSLPKSDLEEMRDEDHGAEITCQFCQSTYHFDEKDLEELIRDKS; the protein is encoded by the coding sequence ATGGATAAGATTATTAAAACTATTTCAGAAAACGGAGCTTTCCGAGCTTATGTACTAGATAGTACCGAAACTGTTCGAACAGCTCAGGAAAAACACCAGACCCTTGCTAGCTCAACCGTAGCGTTAGGTCGCACACTCATTGCCAGTCAAATCCTTGCCGCAAACGAAAAAGGAGATACAAAAATCACCGTCAAAGTACTAGGGACAAGCTCCCTTGGTGCGATTATCACCGTCGCAGATACAAAAGGTACTGTCAAAGGCTATGTGCAAAATTCCGGTGTGGACATTAAAAAAACTGCAACAGGTGAAGTGTTGGTTGGACCATTCGTTGGAAATGGCGAATTTCTCGTTATTACGGATTATGGAACTGGAAATCCTTATCATTCTATGACTCCACTCGTTTCTGGTGAGATTGGAGAAGACCTTGCATTCTATCTAACAGAAAGTCAACAGACTCCTTCAGCCATTGGCTTGAATGTACTACTAGATACCAACGACAAGGTCAAGGTTGCTGGCGGATTTCTCTTGCAAGTTCTCCCTGGTGCCAAAGAAGAAGAAATCACCCGCTTTGAAAAACGAATCCAAGAAATGCCTGCTATTTCAACACTTTTGGAATCTGAAAACCATATTGAAGCCTTGCTTTCAGCTATCTATGGCAACGAACCCTACAAACGCTTGTCAGAAGAAGAGCTCCGCTTCCAATGTGATTGCAGCAAAGAACGGTTTTTAAATGCCCTCTCAAGCCTACCTAAGTCAGATCTTGAAGAAATGCGAGATGAAGACCACGGCGCTGAAATCACTTGCCAATTCTGCCAAAGCACATATCATTTTGACGAAAAAGACTTGGAGGAACTCATTCGTGACAAATCTTAA
- a CDS encoding toxic anion resistance protein encodes MSQEFNFDIDKIANNAISKTDRTTEIIESTETQANGQMNFLEKLTPEQQDAIIAKVPQLLNNFISDQNTLLDFGQAAVEEVNNTVNRILAEQKKLQIPQVDELLKNTNKELNGFVAKYKDTQIAELDKKPNFLEKLFKQSKNTLQEFYFDSQNIEQKMDSMAATVVKQEDLLARNIVSAEMLIEDNTKSIENLVGVISFIEATQKEAGARASTLQNEVAQLDTATLDYQTKSQELARLTEVVNTLEQQHTEYISRLYVAWATTPQMRNLVKVSSDMRQKLGMLRRNTIPTMKLSIAQLGILQQSMKSGQVADAISNANNAALQMLAETSKEIIPQMERISQNPTIAVESVTKLAESLVAQNQGIISAIDKGREKRALLEATVIKSAETINDSVKLRDQKIIQALLNQGKEIQKEVDKPTTSET; translated from the coding sequence ATGAGCCAAGAATTTAACTTTGACATCGACAAAATCGCTAATAATGCCATTTCCAAAACAGACAGAACTACTGAAATCATCGAATCAACCGAAACACAAGCAAACGGACAGATGAACTTTTTGGAGAAATTAACTCCTGAACAACAAGATGCGATCATAGCAAAAGTCCCTCAGCTGCTAAATAACTTTATTTCCGATCAAAATACTCTTTTAGATTTTGGGCAGGCTGCAGTCGAAGAAGTTAATAATACTGTTAATCGCATTTTAGCCGAACAAAAGAAACTTCAAATCCCACAAGTAGATGAATTGTTAAAAAACACCAACAAAGAGTTAAATGGTTTTGTTGCTAAATATAAGGATACTCAAATTGCAGAACTAGATAAAAAGCCAAATTTTTTAGAAAAACTCTTTAAACAAAGTAAGAACACCTTGCAAGAGTTCTATTTTGATTCACAAAATATTGAGCAAAAAATGGATAGTATGGCTGCCACTGTCGTCAAGCAAGAAGATCTGCTCGCACGAAATATCGTTTCTGCCGAAATGTTAATTGAAGATAACACCAAATCCATTGAAAATCTAGTCGGTGTCATTTCCTTTATCGAAGCCACTCAAAAAGAAGCTGGTGCGCGTGCCTCGACTCTTCAAAATGAGGTGGCACAATTAGATACTGCCACTCTCGATTACCAAACCAAATCACAAGAATTGGCTCGCTTAACTGAGGTTGTTAATACATTGGAACAACAACATACAGAATACATCAGCCGTCTATATGTCGCTTGGGCCACTACCCCGCAAATGCGTAATCTCGTAAAAGTATCTTCTGATATGCGCCAAAAACTTGGCATGCTCCGTCGCAATACCATTCCGACTATGAAGCTCTCTATCGCTCAACTAGGAATCCTGCAGCAATCAATGAAATCTGGTCAAGTAGCAGACGCTATTTCTAATGCCAACAATGCAGCGCTGCAAATGCTAGCTGAAACCAGCAAAGAAATCATTCCACAAATGGAGAGGATTTCCCAAAATCCAACAATCGCTGTCGAATCCGTTACCAAATTAGCTGAAAGCTTAGTCGCTCAAAACCAAGGAATCATCTCTGCCATTGATAAAGGGCGGGAAAAACGCGCTCTCCTTGAAGCAACTGTAATCAAATCCGCTGAAACCATTAATGACTCTGTTAAACTACGCGACCAAAAAATTATCCAAGCTTTGCTAAATCAGGGAAAAGAAATCCAAAAAGAAGTGGATAAACCGACTACAAGTGAAACATAA
- a CDS encoding GNAT family N-acetyltransferase has translation MSLTSQIITAEFPDLEKVEQLNTEAFPEEERAPLSELLRYGDGEYSHFFAFYDGNEFVGFAFSVYNERAFYISFFAIMPHLRSHGYGGKIIDKLVDFYQRTMVLEVERLDEPCDNLEQRKARMDFYKRNGFCSSHAYLEYDGLSFEILYKGAFFDEEAYRDIFKKIQEDGYFEFEIKHGHGRDWE, from the coding sequence ATGTCCTTAACTAGTCAAATTATTACAGCCGAATTTCCGGATTTAGAAAAAGTAGAACAACTCAATACAGAAGCCTTTCCTGAGGAGGAGCGTGCACCGCTATCCGAGTTGCTACGCTATGGAGATGGGGAATATTCTCATTTTTTTGCCTTTTATGATGGCAATGAATTTGTCGGTTTTGCCTTTTCAGTTTACAATGAAAGAGCCTTTTATATCAGCTTTTTTGCGATTATGCCTCATTTGCGTAGTCATGGTTATGGCGGGAAGATTATTGATAAGTTGGTGGATTTTTATCAAAGAACCATGGTTTTAGAAGTAGAACGTCTGGATGAGCCTTGTGATAATCTAGAACAACGAAAAGCTCGAATGGATTTCTACAAGCGAAACGGTTTTTGCTCTTCGCACGCCTATTTAGAATACGATGGGTTGAGTTTTGAAATCCTTTATAAAGGAGCGTTTTTTGATGAGGAAGCCTATCGGGACATTTTCAAAAAGATTCAAGAAGATGGCTATTTTGAATTTGAAATCAAACATGGTCATGGAAGAGACTGGGAGTAA